The Numida meleagris isolate 19003 breed g44 Domestic line chromosome 12, NumMel1.0, whole genome shotgun sequence genome includes a window with the following:
- the LOC110405447 gene encoding uncharacterized protein LOC110405447, which produces MSLVWNLSRKLMQLVHLTSDQINTETEESFDDSKVYAEKKENVNYSAISTGYFPYYRSNEEQFVQPLLYGLNAEGDKPDNNWKDEGEGGCAELGGDVEKTTHPTLGTERRPCSSMTNVEPTSQQLLGGSNLGSCLSTFSLSSTPPGLDQPFSSSGYFPYYRTEAELCIGPAMCDKFLTRTEVSENEEGRQVEEKNTWNFGARCLVS; this is translated from the exons ATGTCTTTGGTTTGGAATCTGTCAAGGAAACTCATGCAATTGGTACATTTAACCTCAGATCAG AtcaacacagaaacagaagaaagctttGATGACAGCAAAGTGTATGCTGAGAAGAAGGAGAATGTGAATTATTCAGCCATCTCCACAGGATATTTTCCATATTACAGATCAAATGAGGAGCAGTTTGTCCAGCCTCTCTTATATGGCTTAAATGCAGAGGGAGATAAGCCTGACAACAACTGGAAAGATGAAGGAGAAGGTGGATGTGCAGAGCTTGGTGGAGATGTTGAGAAG ACCACCCACCCAACTCTGGGGACAGAGAGGAGGCCATGTTCTTCCATGACCAATGTAGAGCCAACATCCCAGCAGCTCCTAGGAGGCAGCAACTTGGGAAGCTGCCTGTCAACCTTCTCCCTGTCCAGCACACCGCCAGGCCTGGACCAGCCCTTTTCTTCCAGTGGATATTTCCCTTACtacagaacagaagcagagctctgcatcGGCCCAGCAATGTGTGACAAGTTTCTCACCAGGACAGAAGTTTCGGAGAATGAAGAGGGAAGacaggtggaagaaaaaaacacttggaATTTTGGTGCCAGATGCCTGGTGTCCTGA